The segment ATTGATAACGAGCGTAAGTGTTATTTTTACCAGTAACTTCTTTTCTTATTTTACAGTCATTATGGAAGCTCGGATTGAAATTCTTGTGGTGGTTGCAGTGAGGATCTCCATTGTCAACGCTCACATCTGTACCTTCCGAGATCAAGATGATGGACTCTCTGTTGACTGTACAGGGAAGCAACTCCACCAGATTCCTAAAGACCTCCCAATCAACATGACCTCTCTTAACATCAGTGACAATATGATAACAGCTGTGAAAAACAGGACCTTTCAAACCTTTACCCATCTTAGGTATATAAACCTGAACAATAACTTGCTTACCAAGATGGAACCTGATGCCTTTGTTGGCGTTTTCAGCTTGACCAATCTGTCTCTTGCTAGCAACAAACTCCACAAAGGCTCCTTAACTGAAGGACTTTTCCGTGACCTTGTCAACTTGGTGACGCTCAATCTTCAGAATAATAAGATAGGTGAATATCCAGATTTGGTGTTAGCTCCCCTTACCAAGCTCCACAGTCTGTACATAGACCCAGTTCCAGGTGCTGTATTCGGACCTGGATTCTCCGAACTGACAAATCTTAAAGTTCTCAACATGGACGTTGACCATTGTTCTTTGGAACAaataacaaatgaaacattccgAGGTTTAAATGGAACAAACCTCGAGGTACTCCTTCTAAATCATTGTCACCAGTTAACCTCTTGTGAGACTGGTGTTCTTGAGCCTTTGCCTCACCTCAAACATCTGGAACTAACCAACAATGGAATCGGTATCCATAAGGTTTTGAGTCTTCTTTATCCCTACGTTGGAAGGAACATGACAAGAATTTGGTTGAACAATACATTTAAACTCCAAGGGGTTCGCGTCAAGGAAGATCTGGAAGATCGTATGATTACAGAACACAGCACACGCTTTTTGGCTCAGATTTGCGTGTCAGAGTTGTCCTTTAAGGGTAATCGGATAAGTCTAATTGAAGCAGGTTCCCTCAACAAGTCTCCCATTCGTGAATGTGTGGAAGTGGGCGATGTCTCACAAAATCGTATCACTGGAGATGCAAAATTAGTGTTATTTGCTGCAACATTCTTAAAACTGAGACACCTCGACTTAAGCCATCAACACCATGCGGCTGGTGAAACTGAAAGAAGATGGGAACGGGCAGAAGGGAGAAAAAAGGGGAACATCACCCTCATGCTGCCCCAGAATCTTCAGTATTATGATGCAACGGCCACGTTCATGTTAACAGATACATATGATGAAATCACGTTCAGAAACACCGAAAATCTTCACACATTGCTCTTTGGATACAACCAACAACATGATCTTGTTCGTGTCAAGGGCTTGAAAAATGTAAGTCATGTTGACTTATCTGGAAACAGACTAGGTAATGTTACTGGCGACTTTTTTAAGTCATTCTCAAACGTCAAATCGTTATCTTTGAAAGCATGCAACTTACAATTTGCCAACGATGTGCTAAGAGCTCGGAATATATTTGGTGCCCTCAAACTGATGGAATATTTGGATCTTTCATTAAATGACCTTCAGTTATTTCCATTCATcctaaatcaaaataaaatcattCATCTCATTCTTTCGCAAAACAAATTTGATACAATTCCCATTGTGACCAAACATTTTCCACGCCTTCGTCGTCTGAACATGACGTTTAATATGATAGGACATTTAGACAGGTTTACACGATGTGACTTGGATTCCTCAGCTCTAAGAAACAATCTGAAAGTTGCATTTGATGGCAACATCTTTTCGTGTGGCTGTGATACTCTGGACTTCATAATGTGGCTGATGGACTCACCGGTAGTCTATGAGTCTGACAGGAATTTCACTTGCATTCAGGACAATGGACATATAACAGGAACCGCTGAAGTTGCTGTTGATTACACACGCATCTACCGTTCTTGTACTGGCAAATGGATCCTCACCCTCACTGTCACTTGTTTGGCGGTCTTTTTCACGTCGACCTTAACAATATACCTTATTTCCAAGAATCCAACCAGATTTAGAAATATAATCATGGGGACACTAGGGTTTAGTGTTAAGTATTTAACTGAAAACGATTTTTCCTTCACACTCTACATCGGCTATTGTGATGCTGACATTGCATTTGTATATCGGAGACTTCGGCCTGCATTAGAGCATTGTGAGCACCCTGTGCGTCTCTTCCTAAAGGATCGTGAAGTACTTCCGGGTCATGACATTGCTGACGGAATTATAGAAGGTATCAATGATAGCTGGAAGACCGTTCTTCTTGTATCATCCGACTTCCTCGAAGATCACTCTGCGTGGTCACATTTTACCACCAAAGCAGCAATATACTCCATGAATGCTCTCATTCCTAACCGGATACTGCTCCTACTGATGGGTGAAGTTCAAGCACAGGACCTACCCCTGTGTCTGTTGAACGTGGTTGAAGAGGAATTCATAATTCATGTACATGACTATCCTATGACAGAGTTGTGGAAACATCTGAGACAAATTGCAAATCTGGAACACTAATGACTTTAAAACTGAAATGGCAGCCAATATCTTCTACGCTATGAATACGCAATGCGATTTAAAAAGTGGCATTGTATGTTCATGACTTTTGGCAGTGAGAGTCGTCCCAATTTACATTTATCAGAGGGGTATACAAAGTCTGCAGTCTAGACAATCAGTTGTCCGACATTGTGTGCTGACGAATTGGCGATTATCATTCATTAGTTACAAGATGTAAACTACTGCAGACAATTATCTTTCTCTAGGAACTAGTATTTCttttgtgacccatgataactatcactcaaaactccaAACACTGTGACCTAATAATAGCCAGAACATattcaataataatacaaataacAGAAAATATGTAGAAGCAAGTAAATTTGCGAAGAATGCCTGTTCTCGGAGATTTTACAAAATGCCTGTCGAGAACTCGTATGAAAAAGCTGGCCATACAGCTCAGCTGACAGAAAGCCACCGAAATTATGCCACGTAGAGAGAGGGCCGCAAGTAGGAGGCAGGTGGGCGCTAACAACAGGCATATTGCAAGTGCCCTGAACTGTTCTCGTGGTACCATCATGAGGCTGTTCCAGTGTTACAGGCAGGTTGACAGCACCCAATGAGATGCCACGATCAAACAGACCACGTGTGACGACACCACAGGAAGACCGCCATTTGCGTACTCTTCATCTGTGCAACCGGTCATCACGGTAATGGAAACGGCGACAACGTCTCAGTCGACTTACCGTGCTTCCACGTCTATGTGCAGCAAGTATCAGAGCTCGCGTCCTCTGTGTGGAAACAAGGAACATCGTGGTTACCCAGGAATATCCTCACCGTAGGTTCCAATGGGTAAAGACTGCACGTCGCTGCCTGGTATGGCTTTGGTAGGGAGTGTTTTTCACTGTCAAAAGTCGATTTACAATGTCCCATAATGATTGTATGTTTTACTTTGATTTCATCTATCATTAAAAAGGGTGTTCATTTTATTTAGCCCACTAGTCTATTTACAAGAAGACGTTTCAAGTGAATGATGGGGCAAGACATAATCCAGAAACCCGCTGTAAATAATAAGTTGTAGATCCATTCATTGTTTTCATGCctcacaacttctaaatgcccatgAAGCATTTTATATAAGGTTGTATAAAATACTCAAGGATGTCTACCTAATAACCAATAACAATCCTGTAAAATTAGTCTTTGATACAACATCTTCTATGTGTTGTGGCGATCGTataatatactt is part of the Haliotis asinina isolate JCU_RB_2024 chromosome 6, JCU_Hal_asi_v2, whole genome shotgun sequence genome and harbors:
- the LOC137286480 gene encoding toll-like receptor 4; translation: MEARIEILVVVAVRISIVNAHICTFRDQDDGLSVDCTGKQLHQIPKDLPINMTSLNISDNMITAVKNRTFQTFTHLRYINLNNNLLTKMEPDAFVGVFSLTNLSLASNKLHKGSLTEGLFRDLVNLVTLNLQNNKIGEYPDLVLAPLTKLHSLYIDPVPGAVFGPGFSELTNLKVLNMDVDHCSLEQITNETFRGLNGTNLEVLLLNHCHQLTSCETGVLEPLPHLKHLELTNNGIGIHKVLSLLYPYVGRNMTRIWLNNTFKLQGVRVKEDLEDRMITEHSTRFLAQICVSELSFKGNRISLIEAGSLNKSPIRECVEVGDVSQNRITGDAKLVLFAATFLKLRHLDLSHQHHAAGETERRWERAEGRKKGNITLMLPQNLQYYDATATFMLTDTYDEITFRNTENLHTLLFGYNQQHDLVRVKGLKNVSHVDLSGNRLGNVTGDFFKSFSNVKSLSLKACNLQFANDVLRARNIFGALKLMEYLDLSLNDLQLFPFILNQNKIIHLILSQNKFDTIPIVTKHFPRLRRLNMTFNMIGHLDRFTRCDLDSSALRNNLKVAFDGNIFSCGCDTLDFIMWLMDSPVVYESDRNFTCIQDNGHITGTAEVAVDYTRIYRSCTGKWILTLTVTCLAVFFTSTLTIYLISKNPTRFRNIIMGTLGFSVKYLTENDFSFTLYIGYCDADIAFVYRRLRPALEHCEHPVRLFLKDREVLPGHDIADGIIEGINDSWKTVLLVSSDFLEDHSAWSHFTTKAAIYSMNALIPNRILLLLMGEVQAQDLPLCLLNVVEEEFIIHVHDYPMTELWKHLRQIANLEH